Proteins co-encoded in one Garra rufa chromosome 7, GarRuf1.0, whole genome shotgun sequence genomic window:
- the nisch gene encoding nischarin isoform X1 yields the protein MDAPHLPEQSAEKRVRIVGSELVENYTVYIIEVNVGEHSWTVKHRYSDFYDLHEKLTVEKKIDKHLLPPKKIIGKNSKSLVEKRQKELEVYLQTLLSRFPASTPKVLSNFLLFHLYEINGIAEALAEELFHKGEQLLAAGEVFLLRPLQLYAVTQQLKLAKPTCANGDAKADLGHILDFTCRLKYLKIPGKKAKVGTSNIEEQSLPFDLSIFKSLLQIEISDCDAGQVTGLPSLKPTLATLSTHLSASSMKEIIVPEASEFAQWEPEGVDTDCPVTAIIPTWKMLTTLDMSRNSIRCIDESVKLIPEVEFLDLSYNELSLVENLQHLYNLVHLDLSFNKLMVLEGVHTKLGNIKTLNLSGNQLETLSGLSKLYSLVNLDLSSNRLAQLDEIKQIGTLPCLEKLSLADNPMCIIPDYRTKVLAQFCDRASEVCLDGTTTTEKELDTVEVLKAIQKAKEAKGRMANNEKKVSDVPGQAVGGPQSSSSSLVAPPSSSSPSLSRSTCSSQEINTCKEKAFITKDILTPVDSTLTQRCYDVYSSACDVIPQVETQIDSGLSSEVNFESSPCCCEEEWKPWTTSLSNLFVPPSLLSYTIANQEFTNQLSAHISQANKESTPIPCETTSLEGTNQGSPQSGDGYFEMTLDDTNEIMGCSSSSTVQEKTPDDVKKDSAVDHVKMVAWSLCISVGEGLSQRPSCLVATDSSLVVFHTRSEESISNLEELMENLDVDLVVPYTNIETFQFDIPEVCVSMKVKSSNTRWYFFSEAQSLKEIHSCVVPLVDQTNEQVLNSSNTQLFIRQFLNTWDFEESEDSVKGGHLIHFLNPESSTSDKNVDNNPQFPKISVPSDVLSQIGLFESDQDQTSNPMILFLTSRHLCVLKVDFIALASRDPSEASVTRNCSKVTRIPLSFTLLDPKQGCLCSAISNSRRFYNEHVVELMPGHERLTVVFALSQDKFTFLREFTRLRSNLKEIKTIALQHTKKGHSKMHNCPTPATATQRMPTSSVPQEVPRPHLTLSLLYPAKSLIQQLMEDNQCPSHLSLSSSLLLISSLKGDQLVHFFHDNIAEMENEELKHILWTSVLFYRSPDVETTACVLLSTKAIYFILDDTASSLTNQSTMWTWHPSEHKDTDFLISFSFTLKLKDLQSVNVGLFDQYFRVVGPSADHIISCLTRDGYGTHRFLQQLMMVLSLLEKVPSPEPSELDFYSQFGNKSTGKMENYELVHSSKVKFVYPSEEEIGDLTFIVAERKTPQAPSHSFNILLYVLVFQVHVVPGQTTQIQTVLHPKTLILTSTDVFLLDEDHISYPLPEFAKEPPQRDKYRLTDARRIRDLDRVLMGYQTYPQALTLVFDDVPGPDLLCHLTMDHFAESDGKGDRTQGLGGAEGEVQWCIFVPGADSRERLISLLARQWETLCSRELPVELTG from the exons ATGGACGCGCCGCATCTACCGGAGCAGAGCGCGGAGAAACGCGTCCGCATCGTCGGATCCGAGCTGGTGGAGAATTACACG GTTTACATCATAGAGGTGAATGTTGGAGAGCACAGCTGGACCGTGAAGCACCGATACAGCGACTTCTACGATTTGCACGAAAAA CTCACTGTGGAGAAGAAGATCGATAAACATCTGTTGCCGCCCAAGAAGATCATCGGCAAAAATTCCAAAAGCCTCGTCGAGAAGCGACAGAAGGAGCTGGAGGTTTATCTCCAAACACTGCTTAGCCGATTTCCAGCGTCGACCCCTAAAGTCCTGTCTAACTTCTTACTCTTTCACTTATAT GAAATCAATGGAATTGCTGAAGCCCTGGCTGAAGAGCTCTTTCATAAGG GTGAGCAGTTGTTGGCTGCAGGCGAGGTGTTTCTCCTCAGGCCGCTCCAGTTGTACGCCGTCACACAGCAGCTGAAACTCGCCAAGCCCACCTGTGCCAACGGAGATGCCAAAGCCGACCTCGGACACATCCTGGACTTCACCTGCCGCCTCAAGTACCTCAAG ATCCCTGGAAAGAAAGCAAAAGTGGGGACGAGTAACATCGAGGAGCAGAGCCTGCCGTTTGACCTGTCCATCTTTAAATCGCTGCTTCAGATCGAG atcAGTGATTGTGATGCTGGACAGGTCACAGGTCTGCCTTCCCTAAAGCCCACACTGGCCACACTCAGCACACATCTCTCAGCCAGCAGCATGAAG GAAATAATAGTTCCCGAAGCGTCTGAATTTGCACAGTGGGAACCTGAGGGTGTTGATACGGACTGTCCTGTGACGGCGATCATTCCTACATGGAAGATGCTCACTACTTTGGACATGAGCCGAAACTCCATTCGTTGCATTGACGAGTCGGTG AAACTGATTCCTGAAGTCGAATTCCTTGATCTCAGCTATAATGAGTTATCTCTAGTGGAAAACCTCCAG CATTTGTACAACCTGGTTCACCTGGATCTGTCCTTCAACAAACTCATGGTTTTAGAGGGCGTTCACACCAAACTGGGGAATATCAAGACTTTGAATCTGTCTGGGAATCAGCTGGAGACGCTTTCCGGCCTCAGTAAACTGTACTCCTTGGTTAACTTGGATTTAAGCAGCAACCGATTAGCACAG CTGGATGAAATTAAACAAATCGGCACTCTTCCCTGTCTGGAGAAACTGTCTCTGGCGGATAACCCCATGTGCATCATCCCAGATTACAGGACAAAAGTTTTGGCTCAGTTCTGCGACCGGGCCTCCGAG GTGTGTTTGGATGGTACAACCACCACAGAGAAAGAGCTCGACACGGTGGAGGTGCTGAAAGCCATTCAAAAAGCAAAAGAGGCCAAAGGCCGAATGGCTAACAATGAGAAAAAG GTGAGTGACGTCCCGGGGCAGGCCGTGGGCGGCCCACAGTCCTCTTCGTCCTCTCTCGTCGCGCCACCCTCCTCTTCCTCCCCCTCTCTGTCGCGTTCCACCTGCTCCAGTCAAG AAATAAATACTTGTAAAGAAAAAGCTTTTATTACCAAAGACATATTAACTCCTGTGGATTCTACACTTACCCAGAGATGCTACGATGTTTACAGCTCAGCCTGTGATGTCATACCACAG GTTGAAACTCAAATTGATTCCGGTTTGTCTTCGGAGGTTAACTTTGAGAGCAG CCCCTGTTGCTGTGAAGAGGAGTGGAAACCTTGGACCACAAGTCTTTCGAATCTCTTTGTACCTCCTTCCTTATTGTCCTACACCATCGCCAATCAAGAGTTTACAAACCAGCTTTCTGCTCACATAAGCCAGGCTAATAAAGAATCAACCCCGATACCTTGCGAAACCACATCTCTTGAGGGCACAAACCAGGGGAGCCCTCAATCTGGAGATGGGTACTTTGAGATGACACTAGATGATACTAACGAGATCATGGGTTGTTCCTCCTCGTCTACCGTTCAGGAAAAGACACCAGATGATGTGAAGAAGGACTCTGCAGTTGATCATGTGAAAATGGTGGCTTGGTCTCTATGCATCAGTGTTGGAGAAGGTTTAAGTCAGCGGCCATCTTGTTTGGTGGCAACAGACAGTTCGCTTGTTGTTTTCCACACAAGGTCAGAAGAATCAATAAGTAACTTGGAGGAACTAATGGAGAACCTTGATGTAGACTTGGTTGTGCCATACACCAACATTGAGACCTTTCAGTTTGATATTCCAGAGGTTTGTGTCTCTATGAAGGTGAAGTCAAGCAATACACGATGGTACTTCTTCTCAGAGGCCCAAAGTCTGAAGGAGATTCACTCCTGTGTTGTTCCACTTGTGGACCAAACTAATGAGCAAGTTTTGAACTCCTCTAACACTCAACTGTTTATCCGACAGTTTCTGAACACTTGGGACTTTGAGGAAAGCGAAGACAGTGTTAAAGGTGGACACTTGATCCATTTCCTTAATCCAGAATCATCTACCTCCGACAAGAATGTCGATAACAACCCACAGTTTCCAAAGATCTCAGTACCCTCAGATGTTTTATCCCAAATCGGCCTGTTTGAAAGTGATCAGGACCAAACCTCCAATCCCATGATCCTTTTCTTGACCTCTCGACACCTCTGTGTTCTCAAGGTAGACTTTATTGCTCTAGCGTCCCGGGACCCTTCGGAAGCGAGTGTGACGCGAAACTGTTCCAAAGTAACCCGTATCCCACTCTCGTTCACACTCCTCGACCCAAAGCAGGGGTGTTTGTGTAGCGCCATCTCAAACTCTCGCCGTTTCTACAATGAACATGTTGTAGAACTGATGCCGGGTCACGAGCGCCTGACTGTTGTTTTTGCCCTTTCACAAGACAAGTTCACATTCCTGAGAGAGTTTACAAGGCTTCGGTCCAATCTGAAGGAAATTAAGACCATCGCCCTCCAGCACACCAAGAAGGGCCACTCGAAAATGCACAATTGTCCCACTCCTGCTACGGCCACACAAAGAATGCCTACCAGCAG TGTCCCTCAGGAGGTGCCAAGGCCCCATCTGACCCTGTCTCTGCTGTATCCAGCCAAATCCCTCATTCAGCAGCTGATGGAGGACAACCAATGTCCCTCACACCTCTCGCTCTCCTCGTCATTACTCCTCATCTCATCTCTCAAAGGAGACCAGCTCGTTCACTTCTTCCATGACAACATTGCAGAG ATGGAAAACGAGGAACTGAAACACATCCTATGGACGTCGGTGCTCTTCTACAGATCTCCTGATGTGGAGACAACGGCCTGTGTCTTGCTGTCCACCAAAGCGATTTACTTCATCCTGGATGATACCGCATCCTCACTCACCAACCAATCAA CAATGTGGACCTGGCACCCTTCTGAGCACAAGGACACCGATTTCCTCATCTCCTTCAGCTTTACCCTCAAACTGAAGGACCTGCAGAGCGTCAATGTGGGCTTGTTCGATCAGTACTTCAGAGTTGTGG GGCCCTCGGCTGATCACATCATTTCCTGTCTGACCCGTGATGGTTACGGCACACACCGGTTCCTGCAGCAGCTGATGATGGTTTTGTCCTTACTGGAAAAAGTTCCCTCTCCTGAACCTTCTGAACTGGATTTCTACTCGCAGTTTGGAAACAAAAGCACAG GTAAAATGGAGAACTATGAACTGGTCCATTCCAGCAAAGTGAAGTTCGTATATCCGAGTGAAGAAGAGATTGGAGACCTCACCTTCATCGTAGCGGAGAGGAAGACCCCTCAAGCGCCGTCTCACTCCTTCAACATCCTTTTGTATGTACTGGTGTTCCAGGTCCACGTCGTTCCGGGTCAGACCACCCAGATCCAGACCGTCCTACACCCTAAGACTCTTATTCTCACCAGCACGGATGTCTTTCTCCTAGATGAAGATCACATCAGTTACCCGCTACCGGAATTTGCAAAAGAGCCACCGCAGAGAGATAAGTACCGCCTCACAGATGCCAGACGGATACGTGACCTGGACCGTGTGCTAATGGGTTACCAGACTTACCCACAAGCCCTCACACTGGTGTTCGACGACGTTCCCGGACCGGATCTGTTGTGCCACCTTACCATGGACCATTTTGCGGAGAGTGACGGGAAGGGTGACAGGACGCAGGGGCTCGGAGGAGCTGAGGGGGAAGTGCAATGGTGTATTTTCGTACCTGGAGCGGACAGCAGAGAGCGGCTGATATCGCTCTTGGCTCGCCAGTGGGAGACGTTGTGTAGCCGAGAGTTGCCGGTTGAGCTAACAGGATAA
- the nisch gene encoding nischarin isoform X2 — MDAPHLPEQSAEKRVRIVGSELVENYTVYIIEVNVGEHSWTVKHRYSDFYDLHEKLTVEKKIDKHLLPPKKIIGKNSKSLVEKRQKELEVYLQTLLSRFPASTPKVLSNFLLFHLYEINGIAEALAEELFHKGEQLLAAGEVFLLRPLQLYAVTQQLKLAKPTCANGDAKADLGHILDFTCRLKYLKIPGKKAKVGTSNIEEQSLPFDLSIFKSLLQIEISDCDAGQVTGLPSLKPTLATLSTHLSASSMKEIIVPEASEFAQWEPEGVDTDCPVTAIIPTWKMLTTLDMSRNSIRCIDESVKLIPEVEFLDLSYNELSLVENLQHLYNLVHLDLSFNKLMVLEGVHTKLGNIKTLNLSGNQLETLSGLSKLYSLVNLDLSSNRLAQLDEIKQIGTLPCLEKLSLADNPMCIIPDYRTKVLAQFCDRASEVCLDGTTTTEKELDTVEVLKAIQKAKEAKGRMANNEKKK; from the exons ATGGACGCGCCGCATCTACCGGAGCAGAGCGCGGAGAAACGCGTCCGCATCGTCGGATCCGAGCTGGTGGAGAATTACACG GTTTACATCATAGAGGTGAATGTTGGAGAGCACAGCTGGACCGTGAAGCACCGATACAGCGACTTCTACGATTTGCACGAAAAA CTCACTGTGGAGAAGAAGATCGATAAACATCTGTTGCCGCCCAAGAAGATCATCGGCAAAAATTCCAAAAGCCTCGTCGAGAAGCGACAGAAGGAGCTGGAGGTTTATCTCCAAACACTGCTTAGCCGATTTCCAGCGTCGACCCCTAAAGTCCTGTCTAACTTCTTACTCTTTCACTTATAT GAAATCAATGGAATTGCTGAAGCCCTGGCTGAAGAGCTCTTTCATAAGG GTGAGCAGTTGTTGGCTGCAGGCGAGGTGTTTCTCCTCAGGCCGCTCCAGTTGTACGCCGTCACACAGCAGCTGAAACTCGCCAAGCCCACCTGTGCCAACGGAGATGCCAAAGCCGACCTCGGACACATCCTGGACTTCACCTGCCGCCTCAAGTACCTCAAG ATCCCTGGAAAGAAAGCAAAAGTGGGGACGAGTAACATCGAGGAGCAGAGCCTGCCGTTTGACCTGTCCATCTTTAAATCGCTGCTTCAGATCGAG atcAGTGATTGTGATGCTGGACAGGTCACAGGTCTGCCTTCCCTAAAGCCCACACTGGCCACACTCAGCACACATCTCTCAGCCAGCAGCATGAAG GAAATAATAGTTCCCGAAGCGTCTGAATTTGCACAGTGGGAACCTGAGGGTGTTGATACGGACTGTCCTGTGACGGCGATCATTCCTACATGGAAGATGCTCACTACTTTGGACATGAGCCGAAACTCCATTCGTTGCATTGACGAGTCGGTG AAACTGATTCCTGAAGTCGAATTCCTTGATCTCAGCTATAATGAGTTATCTCTAGTGGAAAACCTCCAG CATTTGTACAACCTGGTTCACCTGGATCTGTCCTTCAACAAACTCATGGTTTTAGAGGGCGTTCACACCAAACTGGGGAATATCAAGACTTTGAATCTGTCTGGGAATCAGCTGGAGACGCTTTCCGGCCTCAGTAAACTGTACTCCTTGGTTAACTTGGATTTAAGCAGCAACCGATTAGCACAG CTGGATGAAATTAAACAAATCGGCACTCTTCCCTGTCTGGAGAAACTGTCTCTGGCGGATAACCCCATGTGCATCATCCCAGATTACAGGACAAAAGTTTTGGCTCAGTTCTGCGACCGGGCCTCCGAG GTGTGTTTGGATGGTACAACCACCACAGAGAAAGAGCTCGACACGGTGGAGGTGCTGAAAGCCATTCAAAAAGCAAAAGAGGCCAAAGGCCGAATGGCTAACAATGAGAAAAAG AAATAA
- the LOC141339015 gene encoding uncharacterized protein, producing the protein MLDAEKMCGRGMICQWEVYSNRPPVKETEKPKSESRRASGGAKQKWHKWGKRQGRRAHYPEMRRNRARLARWSGTLVSLRPANVQGNRAPGMRAPRNTNQFLMHEKYQMMHMRSDSVGTDSGSDCEMDFADMDSYLGVLENARGALLDSPDLPSAPTFFARQMNQCQPFSFFSFDQEESMQYFPSEDDMMQSEDFMQRDFKEFCDTVAPCI; encoded by the coding sequence ATGCTAGACGCTGAGAAAATGTGCGGAAGAGGCATGATATGCCAATGGGAGGTCTACAGCAACAGACCCCCCGTTAAGGAGACGGAAAAACCCAAGAGCGAGTCGAGGAGAGCCAGCGGTGGCGCTAAACAGAAATGGCACAAATGGGGAAAGAGGCAAGGAAGACGGGCGCACTATCCAGAAATGCGCAGAAATCGAGCAAGACTGGCTCGGTGGTCTGGCACTCTGGTCTCATTGCGTCCCGCTAATGTTCAAGGCAACCGAGCGCCTGGTATGAGAGCGCCCAGGAACACCAACCAGTTCCTCATGCATGAGAAATACCAGATGATGCACATGCGATCAGACTCAGTCGGCACCGACAGCGGCTCCGACTGCGAAATGGATTTCGCAGATATGGACTCATACCTGGGTGTTCTAGAGAACGCTAGAGGCGCACTGTTGGACAGTCCAGATTTGCCTTCGGCACCCACTTTTTTTGCACGACAGATGAACCAGTGCCAGCCATTTTCCTTCTTCAGCTTCGATCAAGAGGAAAGCATGCAGTATTTCCCGTCGGAGGACGACATGATGCAGAGCGAAGACTTCATGCAAAGGGACTTCAAAGAATTCTGTGACACTGTGGCACCTTGTATTTAG